From a region of the Lepus europaeus isolate LE1 chromosome 17, mLepTim1.pri, whole genome shotgun sequence genome:
- the KLLN gene encoding LOW QUALITY PROTEIN: killin (The sequence of the model RefSeq protein was modified relative to this genomic sequence to represent the inferred CDS: deleted 2 bases in 2 codons) produces MDRPRPASASPGRPVHAAGPGCRPGRGVQDGRKLQPREWAGRGALGGFKRGWKDTRATVGTTFRKGSRVLLVGELSKFPLSKRSSGGKCFASYARGVPAWRGQHPQTLPGCRGTGLGCSVEPPQDRCSG; encoded by the exons ATGGATCGCCCGCGGCCGGCTTCCGCG TCGCCGGGCCGGCCGGTGCACGCCGCAGGCCCAGGTTGCCGGCCCGGGCGCGGCGTTCAGGACGGTAGGAAGCTGCAGCCCCGCGAGTGGGCGGGGCGAGGAGCCCTAGGAGGGTTCAAAAGGGGGTGGAAGGATACCCGGGCCACCGTCGGAACTACTTTCAGGAAGGGGTCACGTGTGCTCCTAGTTGGGGAACTTTCCAAATTCCCACTC TCCAAGCGTAGCTCCGGAGGCAAGTGCTTCGCCAGCTACGCTCGGGGTGTTCCCGCCTGGCGCGGGCAGCACCCCCAAACCCTCCCAGGTTGCAGAGGGACGGGGTTGGGGTGCTCAGTGGAGCCTCCGCAGGATCGCTGTTCGGGCTAG